AATATGAACATTCAGACAGTTGGATAAGTTTCGGTTAGCAGTggagaaaataaatctaaaatttgaccTATTTTCAGGGAAGTAGGAGTTCAAAGATGAATGCAGTGATTGACATGTTGAGTccaaatattttagttataatcATGTCTAGAGGTGACATAAGACTTTTTGCTATTAATATTAAACTAAGTTTTAACACAGAATAGGTAAATTACACGGTAATTAAACCTTAACTCTAACAGCAATGAGAAGTTATAAACTGTCCAAAATGatggagtttttatttatttatttttatctataggAAGGTTGTGAGAAAATGGGATTTAAGATTAATCTTAGATGGTTGAAGAGAAACAAAACTggataaataactaaatattcgCCTTAGATTATAGATAGCATAGAAATTACGAAACATAGAATTAAATGTAAAAGCAATGAAGGTATGATTAAACACTAGAATGTCTTACTGAAAAGTAATcgaaaacatttcagaatttgttatgtataccaaaattttttcaaatacatcaCACACAATAATGGACATTTAAAAAGAGACCAAAATTCTAGTCATATTGTCGgtagtagaaaatttaaattgtgttatttaaatgaaatttacataataaattttttggaatCAGTACATAAATAGTTTTACAATGGCTTTATAATGTGCAAATGATCTCATATGTATTAATTAATGCTCTCTTTCAACCTTTAAAACCAGGATTAacaaaaaagcttatttttatatatgtaactaCTTCTTACAGCATGTTCATTATATTTGTATGTATTAATGCTTACTATAgacttcaattaaatatcttacaaaaCTTGGTTTTAATGTTTCCTTTAGTGAAagcacttttaattaatttttaacagcgACTATAATTTTATCTGAATACAAATGTTCAGGACTACAAGTCTAAATAAGTTATCACTTAACTAAGTCTATAAATTAGAGTTTAACAagatttagattatattttaaattgttaatgaatcataATTTAGTTTAGAAAATTACCAGGCATCATCATGTTATGTGGAACAGGTGCAGGAGGTCCCATCACTGGCATAGGACCACGCATTGGAGCAGCAATTGGACCCATAGGAGGAGGTCCCATAACTGGCATTCCTTGCCCTGGAGCCACAGGTCGAGGTGGacctaataataaatattaaaaaaaaagatgaattttaataaatgcttatgTATATTTCATAATAGTTCACAgcccataaaaatttatattttcatcctGACATATAGTTTACACACTTGATAAATTCTgcatacattttatcaaaatacatatttaaatccTAGTTTGAATGTATGAGATTAACACAATAGTGCAAGTTCAGAATAAAACAATTGCTAGCAgagactaattttttaaattcagaatcttTAATAAACACATAGCCTCCACATGGATATGAAGGGTTAAAAGCATCCAGAAGATTTTTAAATGGTAGAAATGCAAAACATAATTTGAtacatgctttctttttttatgtacgCTCTTCAGTAAAATAGAAATTGGCTCttgcatataatttcaaaaaaacatctttctctaaatataaacatacataaatttatagatttattcattgtatttatttgttagtgatatatttaatgctttttttttttaatttctggaattATATACCAGATATAGAAAGtttcaaaaactaataatttacctttctatttcattataatttggaAAATCATTTGTTATATAACAATCTACACAAAGAATGTATCTCATTTATAGAGAATTGATTTTAATCATCTAACCAGAAGAAACTTCATTTTCCAAGAAATattagttttcataaaattaaaagatatataaggagaatatttgtaatcaatagcaaagatttttctcaaaaaatcaCTAATGTTTTTAGagttcattttaataatcaaatcgAATGCAAAAATTCCCTTGGTCTTGTTATGGTTGCACATTCTAAAAATGCTTGCtttgttaaataagaaaaatattctgctaGAATGTTTTTCTATTCAACTTCTTTAACGAGCATGATTAATACaatataattacaatgaataattataaataaatgtacagACATGGTACCATTAATACATAATcattgaaaatgattaatattgaaCCACAAAGCTGTATTAAACAGTCAAGTTATGATACAAATTGTAATGCAGTGAAAAGTAAGCATAGATTAAGAAAGCCACTTAAAGAGATCGATTGATTTTACTTAAAGAAATACAATTCTAtctgtatagagaaagtatgtaAATAGATTGTTACaacaattctttctttctttcttttttttttttttttggaaaatatttaatatttcacacTGAAGAAAATAATAgtgtatattttaatctaataataataatctattatgaaaacatttcaaataaaatcataccTTGAAGATTTGGAGGAGGAGGGATCATTACTCCACCAGGGGGTTTAGCAGCATTCTGGAACTGACCTGACTGTATTTTTCCAGCTTTAAATGCAGCCgctgcaaagaaaaataatttatataaagtaatcagttgttaaaaaaaatcttaaacaaatgaaaaaaaaaaagggcaaaatataaagaatatcatataaattaacaattaaatctctctaaaaaaaaggatataaaatcatatacaaatcCAGTTAAGGAATTTATAATCAAccttttttttgatattttacactttaaaagaaccccccccccaaatgacTATACATAAAATGTTGagtaaatagtaataatttaaaacatgccATTATGACATAGGCTTGGACAAAAAACAATCAAACCGCTCTTCATAAAATAGGGAACATGCTAAACAAACATCATGAAGAAAAATAAGTTCGattaaatgaacaaaatgaataaatttatacaaaaagtgcttgagatattgaaaatattgttgaattttttatataaaagaaaattaatcaagcTCAAAATGATTAACAATGCTAAATACCCTAAAATCTGTCATAGTACAGATGTGTCATGCTTTCATTATTTCCATGAAAAACAAGTAtcttcatttatcaaaatattgtatacatacttttagaaattatttaagataattacattggaaattctgatattttttaaatttcaatataagttagacaagggggggggggagtgaatacattctactttttaataatttatatctttatgcTAACtagttgcattttattttaataatacaaaccACAAATATATGATCGTCAAAACTCATAGatatctatgaaaatttgaacaaaatccattcaaagaaagcTTATCAGTCtaacaattcaaataaaacttaatataataactataaaatgaagagaactagattcataaaatttgttatattgatTTAACATCAAACTGTAGATGCTTATCATATTTGGAACCAATTCCATCAAGAgattgtctgtcgatctgtattttcataaacatacgAATGTGATAAGTGAAAAACGTAATGACCAAAATGTATGGAATTTGGCATGAGATCTTATGACTGCAACTGttgttttgtgtaaaattttagattaaactgAACAGAAAAAAAGTATTCACTAATGATTGCATGCCAATATGttcttttataactattatttgcCAATGGGCTTAATAATACCTTAGAATATTTATAAGACCACATGAGAAAATTTCAaagacttcttttatttttttttataaatataattcttaaaaatcttgAAGAGGGATCAAATAAATAGTTAAGTAATAATTTATGAGTAATTTTCCTTTAAActtaaaatgacaataacaaattgagaatactgattttttttttttttttttttttttttgcaaatcatgtattttttgcattttattgagGTGTTAAGATCACTACAACTAGAAAAATTTATGCTGTATAGAAAAGGTGCAAtacatttcacaatttttatacttcatacGAATAAATGAAAGTAACTGAACTAATTTCAACatcaaaatactaaataaatttttgagataaatataaaattaaaaaaaaaatgcctacagattattatttatatattaaaattaaacaaaacatattaCACAAATTGTAACAAAACGTCATAAGTAAATTTTCTATAGATTCATTTTACAAGATTAATTACCATGAATAAATCAGCTTTATAAAAGTTACTTTAAACTTTTgcattctgtattttattttcaatattaatatataatagaaaaataataacatagaCAGAAGATTAAAGCTatggcttaaaattttttaaatacagaattaatttcattctgggacaaaactttaattaatgatACTAGGCAAAGAGTATGGAACTAGATTCCACccttatgttttgaaattaaatacaaaatgcttttagttccttttatacatttattttttaagcaactattgacattaatgaatatttgtaaGAATGTTATTCATTAACAATAATACTATAAGCATGAAAGCCTTTATAAATTAGGTTAACTATGGTAAGATATAATTTTACTCTCTTAATGTGGTATGCTATGTATAGAGAATTACACTTCTTATTCTTACACCATGATGCCAAGAAAAACTCCTCCACACCATAATGCCGAGAAATTTTTTTGAGTTGccatttaaacatattatttacaaaggaaataaaatggaaaGGAACAAAAATCAAGTTATGAGGATATAAGCAatatacagttatttttttaagtttcttaaatttataaaacatcttATTTCCTAATTAGGCAATTTGAACATATCAGTTGCAAAAATgcttgtttatataaaattaaaaacttattaagataagaaaaataaaatgaacatactTGTTGCATCAATAAGACTTTGGGCCTGATCCTCCATCCACTTTTGGtagtaaaatttaacattatcttTATGTTTTCGTCCATTACAATGTGTTTTTCTTACAGATggctaaaatattaataaataaaattatcagattcTAAAGAAAACACTTATACAACTATGAATATACTACTTAACAACATGCATCTTTCTGATATACAAACCTTGCAAATAGATTTCCCTAGATGCACtgatatatataacataattctGGTGTCAATATCTTTCACCATAATGTAAAATGAGATGCCCAAGAGAaacaatattaacttttaaagtaattgaattctacttacagtgggtaaaaaaagtttccgcacggaagactaaaataaaaataaactagcataatttctaatctttgctttttatctttataaactacttatattttgttaatatgagtctttaaaagggagttctataataaatttctcttttttacaaaactcagcaagtctgtttgcaatttttaagataaatgacgaagtatcatgcaaaaaaagtttccgtatgcaatatgcaaatttctcctgacgtgctctacaactaattcacagtaaatattcgaagtttgatggtttgtcagagtgaagaatatGATAtaacaacagttgtttaattccaatgtttccctgatcgtcttaaaatggaaattcagaaatccattcaAGAGTTAATGATTCGGTtgcgaaaaaatggattatttatgaaaaaaatcagtgaaatgactTACAAACCAAAATCTACAGTggagtatattattgaaagatacagTGATGTGTAAAAATTTGAGGATAGAGATTGATCTGAaagaactccgaagttaaatagcttgcataaaagaaatatcatgtgtaaggtgcaagataatccctcggattagtgcatttcaacttgcaactgatttaatggttaattacaacattaaattcaCATCTTAAATTGCGAGAAACATCATTTCAAAAAAGGTTATAATGGATGTGGGGCCCgtaagaagcctgttataagtctctgctacagaaaaagagtctcgagtttacaaagaagcatataagcaagcctctatctttttgggaatcggtcctttttttagtgatgaatcaaaatttaatatctgtgggtcagatggtcgagttatgatctggagggaatcaaaacaACATATATTACTCAAGAACTTATGTGGAACCGTAAAGCATGGGGATGGTTAGAACATGGTATGAGGGTATATAAGTGCTACTGGTGtcggaaatttatgttttatagatgaaaatatggataggtacatgcatcttgacattctaaaactaaatgttttaaccaATGTAGAAAAACTGTCCCTTGGAAtggactttacttttcaacaggacaacgatcctaggcacacctccaagatttgtcaagagtaatgTCTCTATCATGTTAATAAACAGCTTCATAGCCTTCCCCAGTCTCCCGATTTAATCcttataggacatttattggaagaaattggtcgtgaactaaaaaaatatgacataaagaacaaggttgaactcaaaagggtcatttaagacatttggagtagtattcctccagaaacaacaaaaaaatctgaTGGGGGTTATgccacaacatttgagagaagagaaaaaggccaaaggaaggccaaccgatcattaaatgcaagttggtcagcataaaaaatgtttttcatatactatgtaaataccgtacggaaacttttttgttccttattagtggcattttcttattctttcaatttaagtatttaattttcttcatattttttcctttataatattcttaaataataaatgaaattgtgttaaaccaatttgaagattttcattttcgtaaaaaaatattttgtgccaaaaattaaacttttattaacagtcatagcagcgtacggaaactttttttacccactgtatgtttcaaaataatacagaatactaaaaactatttttactacatctgatatttttaactgaattgaATTTACAACATAAATTCAACTACAAAAGGGAAGTTTACTCCTTTTGATAGATAATAGGTTATAAAACTAAGGCAAATaactttattaagaaattttaacccTTAATTTattgtcactttttaaaaatcaaattacctTTAACTCTTATTACAAGTAAAAATCAGCAGTCaaattagacaaaataaataatattccattaaaaatttatggaaaaaaaaagttctattatttattaaataatagaaatggaTTGTAAATTTTGGATAAACAAGTTTAAACACATATTACAAGAAACTTGGGTTTAAAAACATACAGTGctcttattttgtaattatgaagtttacataatacattaaatacaGCGCGTGAAGGGTTAGCATGGTTTGGGGTGAaaaaaatagggggaaaaaaacactttatccaagttttaaaatgcagacttttttaaaatctaatatctGGAGTAAAATAAGAGAATTGCTGAGAGAGAAAAAATTCTAGCTTATTGTTAAAATTCATCCAActcattaatataataagaaattgaaaaaaaaattacacatttaacaacttattgcttttaaaaaattacaacttggCAACATTTGCACTACCATGTTCCAATTATCCTGTATGGGTAAATCtggatgtaaaagaaaaataatttaagagtgAAACCATGATTTAAATACTTGGTATTCAAACTGGAATTTTAATagcattcttaatatttttatatatttcatggatacttaagaattttctttcttttatttataaatcgtgTCTTAATTTCCTCATGGTACTGCTTTTAATACTTAAGTTTTTCACTTTCAACTTCGACCatcagatttttgattttttttatatattttaatataactgaaagtgtattttaaaattttttaaattcttttcttctttttggatttctaatatatttcaaaattcaactttataataatgaaagaCTGAAATTAATCTTTATCAAACTAACTACAAGATACAGCTTCATGTATTGAatcaacaatgaataaatataataatgaataaaaatttcattctgaatatatttaattactgtaATGCTATCAAAAGTATACAaccatacaaaatttcagatttctaacATATTAGGAAGCaagtaaataatcaaatataaaaacctATCTTtagaattccaaaataaataaaggaaaaaagagtgctttaataaaaaaaaaaaaattacttcacaaAATGCAATAATTGCTTTAATATGTATCCTTGCAAGCCTTTCCTAGGCAActatttagaaaataactttttaaactaaaagtgTTCATATAAGGTGTTGGTAAGATAGCAGAATCGTATATAACACTCTTGTCAAAACAGAAATTATAGTCAAACCTATAAAAACTTGCCATAGTAACTAAcataatgtgaaattaaaaagattcacACATTTGgccatctttattaaaattataacttaacaTCATTAATCCAATTTTTATACGGCCAAAGTAAattatatgcatcaaatttgagGTCGTAAAAACATGCTTATTCAGATATGTAATAACAATCTTGAGCattgataaaagattttaatatgaaaatatccctaaacatttgttaaaatattgctCTAAATTTTTAAACCTCTAATTAATGCTTATTTTCTAATATGTACAATTGAGAATGAAGAAAGATTGTTAATAATTAGATTTCagaatactttgaaattaaaaatatagtgaatCAAAATAGTTCTggacaattttttataataattattcctcATTATGCCTAGTAAAGAGAGATTAGAATATTTGCAAgccaataacaaaatacattcatcataatacattttaattacagcttttcaaaattaaaagaacttcAAATTATTCTAAGTTAACttaagagaaattatttacattattcaaaAGGATACTTACAGAGTCATGAGTCAAATAGGTATCGCAATAATCACAATAATACCTATAcaatagatgaaaaaaaagaaatagtcaGCATTAATTATTTGCTTGAATTATATTAAGTATAgcatatgaaatttaatcaacaaataagaaaaagaatttcaaaattttaaaaaataaaatataaaaaacaatgtaaaaaaaaactgacaaagaAAATAGTATAATGATTCAATACTGTTAGTAAAAATGCAAGACATAGAAATTTCTAGCAAACTAGGTAACAGaaataaatcttcttaaaatCATGGatataacgaaaaataaaaattaattacttcggCATAGTAGaactacaaaaaaatatgaatattgatgaaaaaatcaGACACAAAATACAGAAAGAGAACAAGACAGCAGTCacaaaatttttctcttgaaCAAAATAAGTTTATCACTATTTCAATAAACCTTTGCTTAAATTCACTTCAGTTCATAAATCTATTAAAGAAGACAAAAATTGAGTCACGTGGTACGGTACAAAATCTATGCGAattgcgaataaaaaaaaaaatggagaatacaTGATGTAAtgtgattttattcataatatcaaaaaattgcaaataccAGAGATGAAGAGAAATATGATTCAATCATTGGCATGAACTTCGCAGCTTCTTTTTCGATCACAGATTTGATACTTAGGATAATTCTTCAGTTTTCCAAGAACCTTCTAAGCAATCCCAAAATTACTCAACGGCTATCTACATCAAACACATCGAAGAAATAATCTGAATATAGATGCTCTTCTCTGTACAACCAGGAAAAAAAAAGTGGACTAACTTTAAAGCATTAAATCATTAAGTGGGGGGAGGGATAGGTCAAAGACATGTGCTTAGTATGCTAACAAAAAAGATAAACTTTCAACGTAGGATAGTGATTGAGATGAAGAATGAAAGGAATGCAAttgtaatgaatgttttattgGATTTTATTCATCTGCAATCAAAATCACAAATGAAGTTCAGTAATGTTGGTTCATTTTCTATATTTGTGAATTCTGATATTGCAACTGTAGCGGATTGttacgagcgaggatagaacctgagaccttgtggctcgcagcccagtaacatgaacacaatataaaagcaattgcccgtgtagcgtagctgttaactg
The Argiope bruennichi chromosome 6, qqArgBrue1.1, whole genome shotgun sequence DNA segment above includes these coding regions:
- the LOC129972897 gene encoding U1 small nuclear ribonucleoprotein C-like; the encoded protein is MPKYYCDYCDTYLTHDSPSVRKTHCNGRKHKDNVKFYYQKWMEDQAQSLIDATTAAFKAGKIQSGQFQNAAKPPGGVMIPPPPNLQGPPRPVAPGQGMPVMGPPPMGPIAAPMRGPMPVMGPPAPVPHNMMMPGVRAPVTMMPIGPIAGPMRAPIM